Within Triticum dicoccoides isolate Atlit2015 ecotype Zavitan chromosome 1B, WEW_v2.0, whole genome shotgun sequence, the genomic segment caacaacgtgGACTAAATGGCTAGCAAGGAGTTTAGTAACATGGACTAATTGAAAAGAGGAGTACCTGAGTTATTCCATTTCAGCTCTCAGCCACATAAGAGCAGTCTCCGGTCTGGCACTCATGAAAATCTCTCGGTTCTCGGGGATCTTGAAGACTCGGAAAGCCTTGACTTCTTCTTCAAGTGTGATCTCCATTGTTTTCAGCAGATCAATGCAGTTTTTGATAGAGTACTCATCCACGACCCTTGGCTTATTCCTCTCATCCTCCACCTGCTTCGTCCTTATTTCTAAGTACTTCTCCATCATTGCAGCCACATCACCattcgcccccctccttctctttgGTTCTTTCTCTTCTCCATTTCTTGAGGGTGCAGTAGCCAAATTTGGTTGAGTTTGCTGGGGCTCCACAGCAATGTTTTCTTGCACGTAAacctcatcaacatcatcatcaatctGCACCCTTTCTCCTCCAAGATTCTCACCATCAGCTGATGTTTCTCCTTTATTCTTGCTAGCTCCTCCAAGATTCTCGAGATGTGATTGGGTTGAGCAATGTGATGACTCGATAGAGGTGAAGTTATATGTCCCTTCTGCAGTTTGGCCTACAAGTTAAAGTGACAATCAAATATAAGATTTCAAACTAGAAGAGTAAACAAACATAAAACAATGACATGAGTATATGAATGAAGTTGATAACTAACCATCATGCAATTCTCCCAAAGCTTCAAAAAGAGGGAAGGCTTTTGTCTTGAACTTTCCAGCTTTAGGGTGTGACTACATAGTTGACAAGGAAACGATATTAGAGCATGCTACAAGTAATGAAACTTTTAGGGAATAACAATGACATTCTTACTATGATGATGTTTTTCCAAAGTGGTGGATCCACTAGAATCCTGCACTGCCGGTCGTCCCATGAAACACCGCTTTGCTTCCTTATCTCTTTGATCATCTTGTATTCTTTTTTCaactctttttccttttcttggaTTTTCTTCTTCTCGTACCTAGCATAAGGATTCTTTTGGTGGAATTTCTTCACTATCGTATTCCATGCTTCTGAGCTCCATCCATTTTGACCCTTATGTTCAGGTGTATCATGCTCACGAAGCAAGTCCACAAGATCTTTCTCAAGGCTTGCATTCCACTGTGCTCTATCTTCTGCATTTCCACATTGTATGTTAATGTACCTTTTTCTATCTTAACTATTTTGGTTTTAAGCAAATAAAGTCCCGACAAGAGAAAT encodes:
- the LOC119350586 gene encoding uncharacterized protein LOC119350586, whose amino-acid sequence is MMTARGSPRLRLLKKAVERDRASPPTSSVTKRRRGSPKDRKRYINIQCGNAEDRAQWNASLEKDLVDLLREHDTPEHKGQNGWSSEAWNTIVKKFHQKNPYARYEKKKIQEKEKELKKEYKMIKEIRKQSGVSWDDRQCRILVDPPLWKNIIISHPKAGKFKTKAFPLFEALGELHDGQTAEGTYNFTSIESSHCSTQSHLENLGGASKNKGETSADGENLGGERVQIDDDVDEVYVQENIAVEPQQTQPNLATAPSRNGEEKEPKRRRGANGDVAAMMEKYLEIRTKQVEDERNKPRVVDEYSIKNCIDLLKTMEITLEEEVKAFRVFKIPENREIFMSARPETALMWLRAEME